From the Coriobacteriia bacterium genome, the window CAACTGTCTTTCCGAAACTGGGAAATACCGCGAGAACACCGAGATCACCCTGACCGCCTCCGAGGGCGGTGAACCCGGCGGCGAGCAGTGGGCAACCTCGGCCACCGCTTCCAGATCTTACACCGGTACTTCTCCAACTGCCGCCACCGGCGCGGCCGCAGGAGCCGCGGCAGCCGCCGCAGCATCGGCCGCGGCCTTCTCGGCAGTCGCGGCATCGGTCGCTGCCTGCTGGACCTGCCCCGACTGGATGCCACCGGCCACACTCTGGCCGATGCCGGCACCGACGAACAGGCCGGCCATGCTGGTGCCGTCGCCACCCGTCTTCATGCCCTCGGCCGCGCCGAACATCGCTTCGGTCTGGGCCGCAGCCATGTAGCGCGGATCGCCGGCAAGACGCATCTTGGCCATGCGGTCCTTGATCTCGAGCAGGCGCACGCGGTCGTTCTCATCCATGTTGACGAGGAAGTCCTCGATGCGGGTGATCGCGAGGCCGAACGGCTCGAGGTACTGCGCGGCGGCCGCCACGATGGTCTGCTCGAAGTCGAGCGTGTACATGCCAGAGGTCACGTCGAGGAGCGACCACTGCTCGGTCTTCATCTTGCCGTTGACCGTCGCGCGCAGGATCTTGGTGAGCTGATCCTTGATCGCGTCGATGATCATGTCGTTGCTTGCGATGGTCTGGGTGCCCACGAGGTTGAGGATGAGCTTGGCGGGATCGACGACCTTGAACACGAACTCGCCGAAGACGCCGCACCGGATGACTTCGCCGGTGCCCGGGTCTTCGACCTCTCCCATCGAGCCGCCGAACTTGTTGTTCGCGAACTCACGGCTTGAGACGAAGTAGAGCTCGGCCATCAGGACGTTTCCGCCTGTGACGCTGTCGATCAGACCGCCGAGGAACGGAATCTGCGCACCGTCGAGCTTGTGCTGCCCGCCCTGGAGGTATCCGACGACGTTACCGGTCTTAATGAAGTACGCCCATTCATCGGGCTGGACCGTGACGACCGAGAGCATGCGTATGTTGGTCTCGGGCCACTTGTACAGCACCAGGTCCTTGCTTGAGTCGGGGCGCGCGATGAACTGCTGCTGCACCTCGCCCTTCACGCCGTCGAACAGTCCCATGGGTTCCACCTTCCATCGTGCACGGCACCGTCAATCGTCAAGAACGCCGGGCGAATCACGGCGTTCTTGTAGTGTGCATTCCCATTCGGCGCCGCGCTATGCGGTCCGGTGACAAACGCACACGAGAAGCATAGCCCGACCGAGCCTCGTGAACTGCGCCATTCGGCGATTGTGGGAGAATGTGCCGACGACCGCCGTCACGAGTCGGGGAGGGCTAAGTGGCTGACGATAGCACCGAGATGAGCCGTCGCTCGGGCCTGCTCGGAGGATTCGCTGACTTCCTGAAGCTCGAGATCTCCGGCAGCGTGTTCCTGCTAGGGGCGACGGTGCTCGCGCTCGTCATCGCGAACTCTCCGGCCCACGAGGCGTTCGAAGCGTTTCTGCACGTTGAGTTCGGAGTTGAGTTCGGCAGTTGGTCGTTCATCCAGTCGATGAAGCACTGGATCGACGACGGTCTCATGGCGGTGTTCTTCTTCGTCATCGGGCTCGAGGTCAAGCGCGAGATGGTAGTCGGTGAGCTGTCAAAGCCGAGACAGGCGATCCTCCCCGTCCTCGCTGCGTTGGGCGGGATGCTGGTTCCGGCGGCCATCTACCTTGCGATCAACGCCGGCGGGCCGGGTGGGCAGGGCTGGGGAATCCCGATGGCGACCGACATCGCCTTCGCGCTGGGCGTCCTCGCGGTGTTGGGTAGCCGCGTGCCCGCGAGCCTCAAACTGTTCCTCACCGCGCTTGCGATCGCCGACGACATCGGTGCGATTCTGGTGATCGCCATCTTCTACTCGCGTGGCTTGTCGCTGTGGTGGCTGGCTGTGGGCTTCGTGCTGCTCGGCGTGTTGCTCGCCCTCAACCGGCTGCGAGTCGACGCGACGCTGCCCTATGCACTCATCGGCTTCGCCGTGTGGTTCTGCTTCCTGAACTCAGGCGTGCACGCCACGATCGCGGGCGTACTGGTCGCGCTGACGATTCCGGCCCGGGCCAAGATGAGCCCGCTCGCGTTCGTGGACTACAGCCGCCACCGACTTGCCGCGATCGAGTCAGCCGATACACCCGGCGCACACGTTCTCGACGACAACGAGCAGCAGGAATGCGCGTTCGAGATCGGACAGCGCACGGCGTGGGTCGCCTCTCCTCTGCAGCGGATGGAGCACTCGTTGCACCCGCTCACGACGTACGTGGTGTTGCCGTTGTTCGCGCTGGCGAATGCGAACCTGCGACTTGTCGGGCTCGACGTCGGCGCACTTCTCATCCAGCCGGTCACGCTCGGCGTGTTCCTTGGTCTGGCGCTCGGCAAGCCGCTCGGCATCTCGCTGTTCGCGTGGGTCGCAGTGAAATCGCGTCTCACCGAACTACCGAGCGGGCTTACCTGGCGTCACGTTATCGGCGGCGGCATTCTCGGCGGCATCGGCTTCACGATGTCGCTGTTCGTAGCCAATCTCGCCTTCTCGGAGAAGCTGCTGCTCGATGAGGCGAAGATGGCGGTGCTTCTGACCTCGATCCTCGTGGGGATCGGCGGGTATCTGTTCTTACGAGGGTCTACCGAGGCTACGGAGTAGCGCGGAATCCGGCCACGCGCGCGTCCCCGTTCCACAGAATCAGCTCGTCGCCAGTGATCTCGTAGCGGGTGGTCGTGGGCAACGCGGCGAGGTATGCAGCCTCTTGGGCCATGAGCTCCGGCTCGCCCATCATCTTTGTGGTGCCGATCTGCGCGTCGATGGTCATGTTCTCGCCATCCACCTTGTAGGTCGAGCTGTACTCGTTGACGCTCGCGTTGCCCGAGACGGCGTTGGAGTCGTCGAAGGCGATGGTGATCGTCGAGCTTTCGACGAGACCCACAACGGCCTGCTTGCCGTTGTTGTAGTTGGTGGCGTACCAGGTCATCCCGGTGAGCTTGGCCGGCTCGGATGCTTCGAAGACAACGAGTTCCTTGCCGGACTCATCGAGCAGCGTCAGCGCTTCGGCACTCACCGTGTAGGTCTTCGCTGCGCTGAGAGCGGCGAAGTAGGCGGTCTCCTGCTTCATGAGCTCGTCGGGTCCGGCCATCTGGGTGGTCGCTCCGAGCGTGAACGTGATCGCGTTGTCGCCCGAGGTGGCATACGTCGCGTTGTAGGTGTTGATGCTGCCCTTACCCGACACCGCGCCTGCATCGAAGATGGCGGTCGGAGGCGCGTCCGGCACCACAGGGGCGAGCGTACCCGCCGCGTCCAGTACCTTGGTCGCGGTCCAGTTGGGGCCGACGAGGAGGGCCGGATCCTGCTTCGCACCACCGGCCGATGAACCCGTACCACCTCCGGCGCATCCGGTAAGCGCGACCGCGGCTACTATGACAGCGCCAACCATCACGAGCGTGGCGATTCTCTTCGTCAGCTTCATCGTCAGGCCTTTCGACGTCTCGGATTGTGCTCAATCTAGCGTATCAGGGCGCCGGTGGCACGCCATGCCGCTTGGCGGACAGCCGTTGACCCGGTACCAAGCAGGGGAGTACGTTCGAGTTGGATATGGGGTGAACGATGGGCGCGCGTAGTACTCGCAAAGGGCTTCGGCGACGCGCTGCTGCCAGTGTGGTCGCAGGCGCTTTGGTTTGCGCGCTCTCGCTGACCGGCACGGCCCTCTCGGCCGATGTCCCCATCGCGACGGTGGGCGTAGGCCTCTCGCCCGCTGCGATCGCAGTCAACCCCATCACTCACCGTGTGTACGTCGCGAACTTCTACGACGACACGGTCTCGGTCATCGACGGCGTCACCGACTCCAACGTGGCGACGATTCCGATGCCACCGGGCCAGTCGATCCCCGTGCCCAACGCGGTTGTGGTCAACGCGATCTCTTCGCCGCCGCGCGCCTACGTCGCGAACTGGCAGTCGCACACGGTGTCGTTCATCGATGAATCGACGCTCACCAAGACCGCAACCGTCACGGTGCCGGCGTCCAATGGTTTGGGAAATCCCCGTGCGCTCGCCCTGTGGGCCACGAGCACGCCGCCCAAACTCTACGTGGCGAACTACCACCGCGACTCGGTGAGCGTGCTCAACGCTGAGACGGGGGCGTCGATAGCCGAGATACCGGTTGGCAGCTCTCCGCGCGCGTTGGCGATCTTCACGAGCGCCACGCGCAAGCGGCTCTACGTGGCCAACCGGTACAGCAACAACGTGAGCATCGTGAACATGGAGACCGACGCCGTCGTCGCGACCGCAGCGACCGGCGCCGGGCCCAAGGCGATGGCGGTCAATCAGTCCACGGGTGACGTCTACGTGACCAGCCCCGCGAGCGACACGGTCACCGTCATCAACGACACCGATGCCGTCGAGGCCAATGTGGCCGTCGGCGACAACCCACTGGGCGTCGATATCGATGAGACCACCGGTCGAATCTTCGTGGCCGACTACGCCAGCAACGACGTCGTCGTCATCGACTCGGCCACCAACGCCGTCGAAGCAACGATTGGCGTCGCGACTCAGCCGTGGGCTGTCGCTGCGGACCAAGGTGACCGCAAGGTGTTCGTCACCAACTACGGCGCCGATCAGGTCACGATCATCGACCGCGATCTTGCCGTGACCACCTGTGCGGTGGGCTACCGCCCGTACGCGCTCGCCGTCGATGAGGGCTCCACCCCGCACAAGACCTACTGCGCCAACTGGGGCAGCAACAACGTCACCGTGATAGACGAACCGGCGCCGATCGCGGGGCTGCTCGGCCCGACGGTCGCGCGCGCGGGCGGCGACGTGGGTGCGGAGTCTGTAGCCGTCACCGTCACGCCGTTGCCCGGCGATGCGACGACGAGCGTCACACCTACGATCTCGGGCACAGCCCGAAGTGCGCGCTCGCCGTATCGAACGCCCATCGCAGCGGTGTTCGTGCGCGTTGATGGGGCCTCGGCGCTTCAGCGAGCGACCATCACAGGCGGAGCCGGCACGCCCGATGTGAGCTGGCAGTACCTGCCCGCATCGCCGCTCTCGGTGGGAGCACACGAGGTGAGCGTCGTCGTGTTCGATGACGCATCCGCCAGCGCCGTGAGCTCGGGGCAGGATCAGGCGGCGCGCTCGGCCAGTCCAGCCGGTGGCGCGGTCTACGGATTCGACGTCGACCCCCCGTTCGGGTCCATCGCAGGCACCATCACCGCAAGCGGGTTGCCGCAGGTCCGCATCGTCGTCAGCGCGTTTGACGCCGAGACGAACTCGTATCGCAAGGGCGTGTTCACCGATGCGTTTGGCCGATACGCAGTGTCGGGTCTGAGCGCGGGCACCTACCACCTCAGGTTCACCGGAACCACGCCCTCGACGCTCTCGCAGTACTACGACCACACGTCAGCGATCACTGCCGCGACGACTCTCACCGTGACCGGCGGCGCGGTCACCCCGGCCTCAAGCGACCTGGCCCCGCCGGCGCCCACCGCCGGAACCATCGCGGGCAGCATCACCGCCGGGGGGCTGCCGCAGGCGCGCATCGTGGTCACCGCGTTCGATGCGGCGACGAACTCGTATCGCAAGGGCGTGTTCACCGACCTGCTGGGCGGCTACGCGATCACCGGCCTTACGCCGGGCACGTACCACCTCAGGTTCACGGGAACCACGCCCTCGTCCCTCTCGCAGTACTACGACCACAAGGCGACGATCACCGCAGCGACCACGTTGACGGTGGATCCGGGTGCGGTGACTGCGGCCTCGAGCGATCTGGCTCCGTAGGCGCATGGCTTCTTAGAAGCGCTTCACTTCTCGGTAGAGGGTGTCGCGTTGCACGGGCTCGTAGCCGGCGTCACGGATGAGGCGGACGAGCTCCTCGCGTGCGAGCATGAACTTCGTTCCGGCCGCCGCCACGACGTTCTCCTCGATCATCGTCGAGCCCATGTCGTTGGCGCCGAAGGCGAGCGCTATCTGCCCGACCTTGCCACCCTGCGTCACCCAGCTCGCCTGGACGTTGCGCACGTTGTCGAGGTAGAGCCGCGAGACCGCGAGCGTCTTGAGGTACTCGTAGCCGCTGGCCGCGGTCATCGGAAGACCGCTCGCCGCGCCCTCATCCTCCGCGAGCTCGGTGTTACCCGGCTGGAAGCTCCAGGGGATGAAGGCGCGAAAACCCACGTGGCCGGCGGCGACGGCCTCGTCTTGCACCTGTCGGATGCGCTCCATGTGCTCGACGCGCTCGGCGAGCGTCTCGACCGAGCCGAACATCATCGTCGCCGTCGTCGAGATGTCGAGGGCGTGCGCGGCGCGCATCACGTCGAGCCACTCGTCGCTCGTGGCCTTCTTGGGAGAGACGTGGCTGCGGACGCGGTCGACGAGGATCTCGGCTCCGCCGCCGGGCAGCGAGTCAAGGCCGGCCTCGCGCAGCCGGCGCAGCGTCTCCGTGGTGCTGATGCCTGAGATGCGTGAGATGTGCACGATCTCGGGCGGGCCGAAGCCGTGCACGTGGATCGCCGGGTGGTCGGCCTTGATGTCGCGCAGCATGCCCTCGTACCACTCGATGGTGAGGTCGGGATGCATGCCGCCCTGCAGCAGGATTGCGGTGCCGTCGAGCGCGATGGTCTCGGCGACCTTCTCGGCGAGGTGCTCGCGGGTCAGGACGTAGGCGTCGGTGGCGTTGGCGTCGGTGTAAAACGCGCAGAAGCGACAGCCGCTCACGCAGACGTTGGTGTAGTTGACGTTGCGGTCGACGATGAAGGTCACCGCGTGCTCGGGCACGATGCGCTCGCGCGTCGCAGCAGCGGCCTGACCGAGCTCGAGCAGGTCGCCATGGTCGAGCATCATCACGGCGTCTGCAGCGGTGAGCCGGTATCGGCCGGCGGCGGCTTCGCGGGCGAGGAAGCCCGTGACCTGTCGGGGATTGGCGGGAGTGATCACGAGTCCTCCCCGAACACGACCATGTCGGGCACGGCGTCGAGCTGGCCGATCGCAGCGGCCTCAGTGAGATAGCGCACCAGGCCCTCCCGGAATCGTAGCTCGAATCGGAACTGGAGCGCGTCGAAGTAGCTGCGGAACTTATCCGCCGAGAAGTGCTCCCAGCGCGCGGCGTACTCGCTGATCTCGTCGAGGTGATCGCGGCAGTAGGCGAGCGAGTCGGTCAGGGCGTCGGCCACCGAGCGAACCGCTTCAGGGTGCTCGGCGGCGTACTCGCGACGGACCGCCCAGACGGCGAAGACGAACGGCAGGCCGGTCCAGGTCTTCCACTCGGTGCCGAGGTCGTAGGTGTGGAGGTGCGCCGGCTGCTCCCAGTAGGCGCGGATCGCTTCATCGCCGATGAGCAGCGCGGCGTCGGCGTCGCGCAGCATCGCGGGCAGGTCGGGCGGCATCTCGACGTACTCGGGATTCACGCCCCATCGCCGCTGCAGCAGGATGCGCCCGAGCACGACCGAGGTGCGCGAGTTGGCTGCGAGCGCGACCGTGCGACCGTCGAGGTTCTCGGCGGGCACCTTGGAGACGAGCAGGATCGACTGCACCTCGCCGTCCGATGAGATCGCGATGTCAGGCAGCAGGACGAACTGCTCGGCATGGCGCGCGTACTCGATGGCGGGGATGGGCGCGAGGTCGAGCGTGCCGTCGACGAGGTCGGTTGCGAGCTCGGCCGGATTGGCGCGCACGAGGTCGACGTCGAGCAGGACGTCGTTCTTCACCATGCCGTAGTACAGCGGCAGGCAGTTGATGAACTGGATGTGTCCGAGTCGCGGGCGCGGCATCGTGTGTCCGCTACTCCTTCGGGAACACGCCGATGAGCGGCGCGGCGCCGATTGGGCCGGCGTTCCATGCCGGTCGGCTCGCTTCGTCTGCGTACATCTTCACGATGCGGTAGAGCGTGTCGCGCTCCACGGCCACATGTCCGGTCTCGGCGATCATGTTGACGAGATCGTCCTTCGAGAGGGCCTCGGGAGTGGTGGCGCCCGCCATGTGGGTGATGCGCTCCTCGACGACGGTACCGTCGAGATCGTCGACTCCGAACGCGGTCGAGAGCTGAGCGACCTTCAGGCCGAGCATGATCCAGAACGCCTTGATGTGCGGGATGTTGTCGAGCATGAGCCGTGCGACCGCGAGCGTCTTGAGATCGTCGAAGCCGGTGGTCGCCGGAAGATCGGCGAGCTCGGTGTTGGCGGGGTGGAAGGCGAGCGGGATGAAGGCGAGGAAGCCGCCGGTCTTATCCTGCTGCTCGCGCAGGCGGATGAGGTGGTCGACCCGCTCTTCCTGCGTCTCGATGTGGCCGTAGAGCATCGTGCAGTTGGTCGCGATGCCCAGCTCGTGCGCCTCGCCGTGGATGCGAAGCCACACGTCGGACTTGGTCTTCTTGTCCCAAGCGGCCAGACGGGTGCGGTCGCCGAATATCTCGGCGCCGCCACCGGGAAGCGCATCCAAGCCTGCGGCCTGCAGGTCCTGCAGCACCTCCTTGGTGCTCTTGCCGCTGATGATCGCCATGTACTCGATCTCGACGGCGGTGAACGCCTGCACGATGACGTGGTCGGGCACGGCAGCGCGGCAACGCGCGACCATGTCGATGTAGAACTCGTAGCTCCAGTCAGGGTGCAGCCCGCTGACGATGTGTATCTCATAGGCACCGTCGGCCGCACCCTCGGCCGAGGCCTTGGCGACCTCGTCGAGCGTCATCTCGTAGGCGCCCTCTTCGTCGGCGTTGCGCGCGAACGCGCAGAACTTGCAGCGGTTGCGGCAGATGTTGGTGGGGTTGATGTGGCGATTGACCATGAAGTAGACGCGCTCGCCGTTGATGCGCTCGCGAACGAAGTCGGCCATCTGTCCCACGCCGAGCAGGTCGTTGCTCGCGTACAGCGCGATGCCGTCCTCGCGAGACAGGCGCGTGCCGGCGAGTACCTTCTCGGCGATTGGGGCAAGGGCGGGGTCGGTGAGGTTGAATGCGGTCACGGTGCCTCCGTGGGAACGAGTTGGCTCAACCTTGCTAGTGTATTCTCGCCGTCCCTGGCGCGCCACCGGGAGGCGGGCGACGGTACTGCGCCGCCGCGTCTACGTGATCGCTTCGACCGTGAGCTCGCCCGGCGACGTCAGTAGCCGGTCGAGCAGCAGGGCCAACATGATCGCCGGCAGAGCACCTTGCAGGATGTAGGCGTTGTTGTAGTCGTGGAAGCCGGCAAGAATCGGCATTCCAAGCCCGCCTGCGGCAACGACGGCGCCCATCGTGGCCGCGCTGACGTTGATGACGAGCATGTTCTTGATGCCGCCCGAGATGACCGGCATCGCCAGTGGCAGCTGTACCGAGAAGAACCGCTGCCACGGTGACATGCCCATTCCAACGGACGCGTCGTAGGCGTCGGGCGGAACTCCTTCGATGCCGGCGATGACGTTGAGCATGATCGGCAGGATGCTGTAGAGCACGAGGGCCAGCACGACAGGCTCGGCGCCGTAGCCGAGCACCGGGACCGCCAGCGCCATGATGGCGACACTCGGCACCATCTGGGAGAGGCTGCCCACACTCACGATGATGTCGCGAAACGGCCGGCCGATACGCGACAAGGCGACCGCACCCAGAAGCGAGCCTACGACCAGCGCGATCACGCTTGCCATGGCGACGAGCGTGACCTGCTCGGCCATGAGCGTCGAGAGCGGCTTGGTGGGGTAGACGACGGTCTCGACATCCGGCACGAGCAGCGTGAGCAGCGCAGAGAACCCGGCGACATCGAACGTCATCCACAGCGTCACGCCCGCGAGGACCGCGATGGTCGCCCAGTGTGCGACGAGTTGGGTACGTTTCGCGTTCATCGGTCGGCGCTCGCTGCGTCGGTCGCCGAGCCGCAGTCGCCTGAGCTCTCGCTGCCCGCACCGAGCGCACGCACGAGGTCGTCGAACCCGAAGGTGCCCAGTGGGCGCTCACCCTCGAGCACCACCACGCGTTCTGCCCTTGAGCCGACCAGCTCGGCGAGCGCCTCCTTCAGTGTCGAACGCGAATCCACGCGCGGGAGGGAGTCGACCGCAGTCCCCGCCGGTAGCAGATCGAGCTTCACCGAACTGATGCAATGCCGCGCCATGATCCGCAGGCCGAGGTTCTCGCCAAAGAAGCTACGCACGAACTCGTTGGCGGGCTCGCGCCACATCATCTCGGGTGCCGAGAACTGCTGAAGCACGCCACCACGGAGCAGCGCGATCCGATCGGCAAGCAAGACCGCCTCTTCGATGTCGTGCGTGACGAACAGGATGGTCTTGCGGACCCGCTTCTGAAGCCGCTGCATCTCATGCTGTAGCCGTTCGCGCGTGAGCGGGTCGACCGCCCCGAACGGCTCGTCCATCAGCAGGACCGGAGGGTCGGCCGCAAGCGCGCGAGCGACGCCGACACGCTGCGCTTCGCCGCCGGACAGTTGCGACGGCCGCTTGGGACCGTACGTGTCCGGGTCGAGCCCGACGAGGTCGAGCAGCTCGTCCACGCGCGCGGCGATGCGCTTGCGGTCCCATCCGAGCAGATGTGGCACGGTCGCGACGTTCTTGTGGATCGTCATGTTGGGAAACAGGCCGGTGTTCTGGATGACGTAGCCCATCGAACGGCGCAACAGTTCGGGCTTCAGATCCGCGGTGTCGCGTCCATCGACTCGCACGGTTCCGCTCGTTGGCTCGACCATGCGGTTGACCATGCGCAGAATCGTGGTCTTCCCCGAGCCCGACGGGCCGAGCAGCACTGCGAACTCACCATCGGCCACATCGAGGTCGACGTGGTCAACTGCGGTGAAGTCGCCGTAGCGCTTCGTCAGGCCGCTGATCTCAATCATCGTGTTGTGTCCCAAGGTTGCAGAGCTCGCTGGAGGGCGAGTACGGAGCGGTCGAAGAACAGCGCAAGCACCATTATCGGGATCACGCCGAGAAGGATCAGGTCGGTCGCGGTCTCACCGGCACCCAAGAAAACGAAGGTGCCGAGGCCTCCACCGCCGATCAGTCCGGCCACTATGGCGCCCGCGGTCGTCTGAACCAGCGCGACACGCAGCCCGGCGATGATGACCGGGAGTGCGAGCGGGAACTCGATCTCGGCGAGCATACGAGTGCGGCTCATACCGACCCCGCGTGCCGCGTCGAGCACATCTGAATCGAGGCTCGAGAGCGAGGTGTAGGTGTTGCGGGCGATCGGATACACGGCGTATGCGGACAGCACGATTATGACCGGCGCCCACCCCACACCTCGAACGCCCAGGGCCTCGAGCAACGGGATGCGCTCTGACGCGCCGGTGAGGATGGGGTTCATCAGGCCGATGAACGCGAGTGTCGGGAACACCTGGAGCACATTGAGCGTGCCGAAGATCGCCGGCTCCAGCGAGCGCCGCCGAACCGCGATCAGCCCGAGGATCAGTCCGGAGATGAGCCCGATGGATACCGCGCCCCCGACGTACGCCAGGTGCAGCCTGAGCTCCACGGCGAAGGACTCAGCGTTGTTCGCGTACTCACGCGCCACGGCAAGCTCGGAGAGCTGCCCGGTCAGTGCGAGCCCGATAACCCCGGCGACCGGGAGATACGTGAGAACGGCCCTCAGCGAGCCTGCCTCCAACCACGCCGTCGCCGCGAAGATGACGACGTAGGAGGCGAACAGGGAAAGCCACGCCGCCCACAGCAGTGATGTGCGCGCGACGTCCGAGGCAGCAGCCACGTGGGCAGAGGCCGCAATGCCTGCACCCCAGAGCATCAGCACGGGAGCCGCGCCGCCCAACACGGTCACCACGATCCCGCGAATCCGATCCGGCAGGGGACTGAGCGATACGAGACCCGCAACGACCCACGCTCCAACGAGAATCCATCCCCAGACACCGAGACCGTTGACGAGCGACGTCGGTTCACCCTCGATGATGCGGTTCTGGTTGAACGAGATGCCGTGCGAGGCGAAGGCCGCCGCGGCCCCGAGGAGTGCCCCGGTGACCGCAACGACCTTCGCATGTTCACGTACTGTGCCGGTGACCTGCGTCACTGCCCGGCTTTCTACTTGAGGAACCCGTTCGCCTTGAGGTACTCCTCGGCGACATCCGATCCCGACTTACCGCCAAACGTGACCTCGCGGTTGAGCGCTTGCAGCTTCTCGGTCGTGAGGGATGCGAAGACCGGTGCGAGGATCGATTCAATCTCAGGATACGCCGACATGATGGCCGACCGGAACAGGGGCGCGGGCGCGTAGACCGGCGGGACGTTCTTGCTGTCAGTCAGGACGACGAGCCCCTGCTCGGCAAGTCCACCATCCGTGGCGTAGACCTCTGCGACGTTCGCACCATCGGTGCCCTTGACGACCGCCTCGATGAACTGAGCGGTCACGCCGTTGGACAGGCCGATCTTCTGGTCGTCCTTCAGCGTGAACCCGTAGGCCTTCTCGTAGGCCTTCAGGCCCGACGGGTTATCCATCCAGGACTGGTCGCCGACCAGCTTCACCGTGCCGCCACCGTTCACGAACTTCGCGAAGTCCTCCATAGTGACGAGGCTGTTCGCATCGGCGAACTCCTTCTTCACCGCGAGGTATTCGCCATTGTTTGCGGGAGCGGGCGTGAGCCAGGCCACGCCGTTCTTGGCGTCTTCGGCCTTGATCTGCTCGTAGCCCTTGACCGGGTCATTCCACATCGGGTCGCCCTCGGGGCCGACGTAGT encodes:
- a CDS encoding SPFH domain-containing protein, translated to MGLFDGVKGEVQQQFIARPDSSKDLVLYKWPETNIRMLSVVTVQPDEWAYFIKTGNVVGYLQGGQHKLDGAQIPFLGGLIDSVTGGNVLMAELYFVSSREFANNKFGGSMGEVEDPGTGEVIRCGVFGEFVFKVVDPAKLILNLVGTQTIASNDMIIDAIKDQLTKILRATVNGKMKTEQWSLLDVTSGMYTLDFEQTIVAAAAQYLEPFGLAITRIEDFLVNMDENDRVRLLEIKDRMAKMRLAGDPRYMAAAQTEAMFGAAEGMKTGGDGTSMAGLFVGAGIGQSVAGGIQSGQVQQAATDAATAEKAAADAAAAAAAPAAAPVAAVGEVPV
- the nhaA gene encoding Na+/H+ antiporter NhaA; the protein is MSRRSGLLGGFADFLKLEISGSVFLLGATVLALVIANSPAHEAFEAFLHVEFGVEFGSWSFIQSMKHWIDDGLMAVFFFVIGLEVKREMVVGELSKPRQAILPVLAALGGMLVPAAIYLAINAGGPGGQGWGIPMATDIAFALGVLAVLGSRVPASLKLFLTALAIADDIGAILVIAIFYSRGLSLWWLAVGFVLLGVLLALNRLRVDATLPYALIGFAVWFCFLNSGVHATIAGVLVALTIPARAKMSPLAFVDYSRHRLAAIESADTPGAHVLDDNEQQECAFEIGQRTAWVASPLQRMEHSLHPLTTYVVLPLFALANANLRLVGLDVGALLIQPVTLGVFLGLALGKPLGISLFAWVAVKSRLTELPSGLTWRHVIGGGILGGIGFTMSLFVANLAFSEKLLLDEAKMAVLLTSILVGIGGYLFLRGSTEATE
- a CDS encoding META domain-containing protein, which produces MKLTKRIATLVMVGAVIVAAVALTGCAGGGTGSSAGGAKQDPALLVGPNWTATKVLDAAGTLAPVVPDAPPTAIFDAGAVSGKGSINTYNATYATSGDNAITFTLGATTQMAGPDELMKQETAYFAALSAAKTYTVSAEALTLLDESGKELVVFEASEPAKLTGMTWYATNYNNGKQAVVGLVESSTITIAFDDSNAVSGNASVNEYSSTYKVDGENMTIDAQIGTTKMMGEPELMAQEAAYLAALPTTTRYEITGDELILWNGDARVAGFRATP
- a CDS encoding beta-propeller fold lactonase family protein, translated to MGARSTRKGLRRRAAASVVAGALVCALSLTGTALSADVPIATVGVGLSPAAIAVNPITHRVYVANFYDDTVSVIDGVTDSNVATIPMPPGQSIPVPNAVVVNAISSPPRAYVANWQSHTVSFIDESTLTKTATVTVPASNGLGNPRALALWATSTPPKLYVANYHRDSVSVLNAETGASIAEIPVGSSPRALAIFTSATRKRLYVANRYSNNVSIVNMETDAVVATAATGAGPKAMAVNQSTGDVYVTSPASDTVTVINDTDAVEANVAVGDNPLGVDIDETTGRIFVADYASNDVVVIDSATNAVEATIGVATQPWAVAADQGDRKVFVTNYGADQVTIIDRDLAVTTCAVGYRPYALAVDEGSTPHKTYCANWGSNNVTVIDEPAPIAGLLGPTVARAGGDVGAESVAVTVTPLPGDATTSVTPTISGTARSARSPYRTPIAAVFVRVDGASALQRATITGGAGTPDVSWQYLPASPLSVGAHEVSVVVFDDASASAVSSGQDQAARSASPAGGAVYGFDVDPPFGSIAGTITASGLPQVRIVVSAFDAETNSYRKGVFTDAFGRYAVSGLSAGTYHLRFTGTTPSTLSQYYDHTSAITAATTLTVTGGAVTPASSDLAPPAPTAGTIAGSITAGGLPQARIVVTAFDAATNSYRKGVFTDLLGGYAITGLTPGTYHLRFTGTTPSSLSQYYDHKATITAATTLTVDPGAVTAASSDLAP
- the mqnC gene encoding dehypoxanthine futalosine cyclase, whose protein sequence is MMLDHGDLLELGQAAAATRERIVPEHAVTFIVDRNVNYTNVCVSGCRFCAFYTDANATDAYVLTREHLAEKVAETIALDGTAILLQGGMHPDLTIEWYEGMLRDIKADHPAIHVHGFGPPEIVHISRISGISTTETLRRLREAGLDSLPGGGAEILVDRVRSHVSPKKATSDEWLDVMRAAHALDISTTATMMFGSVETLAERVEHMERIRQVQDEAVAAGHVGFRAFIPWSFQPGNTELAEDEGAASGLPMTAASGYEYLKTLAVSRLYLDNVRNVQASWVTQGGKVGQIALAFGANDMGSTMIEENVVAAAGTKFMLAREELVRLIRDAGYEPVQRDTLYREVKRF
- a CDS encoding menaquinone biosynthesis protein, whose product is MPRPRLGHIQFINCLPLYYGMVKNDVLLDVDLVRANPAELATDLVDGTLDLAPIPAIEYARHAEQFVLLPDIAISSDGEVQSILLVSKVPAENLDGRTVALAANSRTSVVLGRILLQRRWGVNPEYVEMPPDLPAMLRDADAALLIGDEAIRAYWEQPAHLHTYDLGTEWKTWTGLPFVFAVWAVRREYAAEHPEAVRSVADALTDSLAYCRDHLDEISEYAARWEHFSADKFRSYFDALQFRFELRFREGLVRYLTEAAAIGQLDAVPDMVVFGEDS
- the mqnE gene encoding aminofutalosine synthase MqnE, which produces MTAFNLTDPALAPIAEKVLAGTRLSREDGIALYASNDLLGVGQMADFVRERINGERVYFMVNRHINPTNICRNRCKFCAFARNADEEGAYEMTLDEVAKASAEGAADGAYEIHIVSGLHPDWSYEFYIDMVARCRAAVPDHVIVQAFTAVEIEYMAIISGKSTKEVLQDLQAAGLDALPGGGAEIFGDRTRLAAWDKKTKSDVWLRIHGEAHELGIATNCTMLYGHIETQEERVDHLIRLREQQDKTGGFLAFIPLAFHPANTELADLPATTGFDDLKTLAVARLMLDNIPHIKAFWIMLGLKVAQLSTAFGVDDLDGTVVEERITHMAGATTPEALSKDDLVNMIAETGHVAVERDTLYRIVKMYADEASRPAWNAGPIGAAPLIGVFPKE